Within Novipirellula artificiosorum, the genomic segment AGTGCTGTGGCTGGCCCGTGCGGACATTGATCACCGTCAAATGCAGTTGACCGCCACTGCTGTTGATCGCTCGCGACAATTCGCCTTTGCACGTTAACGGAACATGGTTCGCCGTCACCAAGATGTCGCCTCGCTCCAATCCGACTGCCGCGGCGGGTGATCCCGGCACGACGCTGTCGATCCGTTGCCCGTACTGCGGCTGAGGGCCTGGACCCGGCACCGGCATGATCCGTGGCTGGACCATCGCAACCGGTCCAAGTGGGCCACCGCCGCCCGATCCCGGCAGCATGACGGTCGAGGTGTAAACGCCAAGGAAGTAAACGGCTGCCGGCTGGCCGGGAGGTGCGATGGGCATCGGCGTCGGCACGACCTGCACTCGGTTTTGTGCCGTCGCGGTCGAAAGGGTCATCAGAGCAGCGAAAAGTGCGGTCAGGATAGCGGTCGTTTTCATCGTTCGGGTTCCTCGAAAGGGAAGGAGAGTGAAGGTGTCGTTTGTGTTTCGTGTGTCGAGCTCGTCTCAACACCCTGACACAGCGGAACCGGGCAAGGAAAAGGGACAAGAAAAATCAGATGTCAGATGTCAGATGTCAGCTCACTGCTCACTGCTCACTGCTCACTGCCTTTACCGATTGCGGGCTTTGATTGCGTTTTGCTTTCCCGAATGTGAAAAATTGATTTGCTTGCCGTGGTCGGCCGCTTTTTTGGTGGATAAGTGGGGGGCGATGGTGGTACCATCGTTTGAAGTACTGTGAATTGGCGTGCGAGCGATTTGGGTGAACTCGCAAGGATCGAAGGCGGCTAAGCCTGAACTCCAACACGCGCTGGAGTCGTAGCCTTTAGGCGATTGCGGTAGGTGTTGGAGTTGTAGCCTTTAGGCGATCTTGTCTTGCTGGTGACTGTGATCTGACTTTTTGCGGCTGAAGCCTGAACTCCAACACTTGCGTTGAACTTTTTTTGTGATGGGAATGACGATGTCGGAACCTTCTTGTTTTGGCGAACAGACGATTGCGATCGAACGCTGCTTGCAGATGCTTCGCGACGGTGATACGGCGGTTCGCGGCGAACTGCTGAATCTGACCCAAGACCGGCTGATCCGTTTGACGGCCAAGATGAAACGCGATTTCCGTGGCGTGGGACGCTGGGAACAGACCGAGGATGTCTTTCAAAATGCTTCGATGCGGCTGTATCAAGCGATGTCTTCGACAAAGATCGACGATACGCGGCATTTTTTTCGTTTGGCCGCACTCCAGATCCGACGCGAGTTGATCGACTTGTGCCGCCACTATCGCGGGCCGCAAGGCCAAGGGGCCAACCATGCCACCCAGCCTCGCGATGCCGGCGCGCTCCAGGACCGCGCCGCAGCCTTCGATCCGGGGGACCCGACGGGGAACCCCGCGGAGCTGCAAGCGTGGAGCGATTTTCACGAATGCGTGGACCAATTGCCTGACCGCGAGCGAGAAGTGTTCGAATTGCTGTGGTACCATGAATTGAAGCAAGACGAGGTGGCGGAGCTGCTGGGGGTTTCAACACGAAGTGTGAAACGACTGTGGCGATCAGCAAGGTTGATGCTGCACGATCGATTGAATGATTCGACCCGACAGAGTATTGCGATTTAAAGAGATTGCGATTCGGAGAGGACGTGTTGTTTTGAAAGGTATGACGGTCATCCCACCGACCGCGATGCGGTTGCAGAATCCGAGCTGCGATCCCTCCAGGATCGGTTCCATCGCGAGGCAACCGTTATCCGTGGGCATCGCTACGCTCAGCCCACGGCTACCCTCTGTGATCCCGTTTGGGATCAACCCACCAACCGCGAGGCG encodes:
- a CDS encoding PDZ domain-containing protein, with amino-acid sequence MKTTAILTALFAALMTLSTATAQNRVQVVPTPMPIAPPGQPAAVYFLGVYTSTVMLPGSGGGGPLGPVAMVQPRIMPVPGPGPQPQYGQRIDSVVPGSPAAAVGLERGDILVTANHVPLTCKGELSRAINSSGGQLHLTVINVRTGQPQHLTAYPRYQGGPVAYGNR
- a CDS encoding sigma-70 family RNA polymerase sigma factor, which translates into the protein MSEPSCFGEQTIAIERCLQMLRDGDTAVRGELLNLTQDRLIRLTAKMKRDFRGVGRWEQTEDVFQNASMRLYQAMSSTKIDDTRHFFRLAALQIRRELIDLCRHYRGPQGQGANHATQPRDAGALQDRAAAFDPGDPTGNPAELQAWSDFHECVDQLPDREREVFELLWYHELKQDEVAELLGVSTRSVKRLWRSARLMLHDRLNDSTRQSIAI